One genomic window of Pseudohongiella acticola includes the following:
- the modA gene encoding molybdate ABC transporter substrate-binding protein — translation MKSVKVTLLSIVVGLLSSVSAAQQMTIAAASSLRPTLDYLVAAYRMDNPAHNISIIYGASGRLTAQILNGAPFDLFMSADMEFPQRLADENAATTEPRVYGYGRIVLWSANVDASVLTLQDLGADRIGRIAIAQPAVAPYGQRAREAMQAAGVWDEVEDRLVFGENIAQVAQMAQSGAADVGIIALSLVMQPELAARGYTLIDAALHQPLAQGFVVTQRGVDNVVADAFARFLSTPAAHAVFRDNGFDVDA, via the coding sequence GTGAAAAGTGTAAAGGTCACGCTGCTGAGTATTGTTGTTGGATTGTTGAGTTCGGTGTCAGCGGCCCAGCAAATGACGATTGCTGCGGCATCGTCATTGCGCCCCACACTGGATTATCTGGTTGCGGCGTATCGTATGGATAATCCTGCACACAATATCTCCATTATTTACGGTGCATCGGGCCGACTGACTGCGCAGATCCTGAACGGCGCGCCTTTTGACCTTTTTATGTCTGCCGACATGGAGTTTCCGCAACGCCTTGCTGACGAGAACGCCGCCACAACCGAACCACGCGTCTATGGCTATGGCCGGATTGTGTTGTGGAGTGCCAACGTTGATGCCTCGGTTTTGACGTTGCAGGATCTGGGCGCGGACCGAATCGGTCGAATTGCCATCGCCCAGCCCGCGGTGGCGCCCTACGGCCAACGTGCCCGCGAAGCCATGCAGGCTGCCGGGGTATGGGATGAGGTCGAAGACAGGCTGGTGTTCGGCGAGAATATCGCCCAGGTTGCGCAGATGGCGCAATCCGGTGCCGCAGACGTCGGTATCATTGCGTTGTCGCTGGTGATGCAGCCGGAACTGGCAGCGCGCGGCTACACCCTGATCGACGCTGCGCTGCATCAGCCGCTGGCGCAGGGTTTTGTGGTGACCCAACGTGGCGTCGATAATGTCGTGGCCGATGCTTTTGCCCGGTTCCTGTCGACACCGGCCGCTCATGCTGTGTTCCGTGACAACGGATTTGATGTTGATGCTTGA
- a CDS encoding acetyl-CoA hydrolase/transferase C-terminal domain-containing protein, whose amino-acid sequence MTEVAPMRVTDVDAAVQAIIDRVGNRIVLGLPLGVGKPVRLANALYQRACKQADLNLHIVTGLSLLVPKAGSSMEKRFLEPFTQRLFGNVPTLDYVRDAASGNLPDNVKVSEFFFQAGSFVSQSQQQRDYVCSNYTHAVRDLMAQGLNVVAQMVAPDPEAINNADNELLSLSSNPDLTLDLIPLLRQREADGTPIALVAEINAALPFMGHHAAVSAETFDVVLHDATGAYPLFSVPQTSVSEQDHLIGFYASTLLRDGGTLQVGIGSLGTALVHSTILRHSHNADWVRLYHQLDIDRRCPGVSECGGSGPFVKGLYGCSEMMMEGFLDLMEAGILTRNVYEDAALQEAINSDDNDALTDLSAGSPGVVMHGGFFLGSRAFYDRLHKLTPAQRELICMTSVNFTNDLFDHRYGNQRLKVAQRIHSRFINTALMHTLDGAAISDGLEDGRVISGVGGQYNFVAMAHELADARSIVTLRSTREKNGKVQSNIVFSYGHCTIPRHLRDIVITEYGIADLRGQPDEEVYRRMIAVADARFQPALLAQAKEAGKIAEDFDPPEHWRENTPNRIKHLLAQPENEGLFPAFPFGHDFSAHEMVLARALKKLQGMTTTLPARLTTLLRAVLNTRGVADQDALLARMSLQAPKGINAWIEKRMLIFALTKTSGQGGGATQQTD is encoded by the coding sequence ATGACTGAGGTAGCGCCCATGCGAGTCACAGACGTTGACGCCGCTGTACAGGCCATCATTGACAGGGTCGGTAACCGAATTGTGTTGGGATTGCCATTGGGGGTGGGCAAACCCGTGCGCCTTGCCAATGCGCTGTACCAGCGTGCCTGCAAGCAAGCCGACTTGAATCTGCATATTGTGACAGGGCTGTCGTTGCTTGTGCCCAAGGCGGGTTCGTCGATGGAGAAACGGTTTCTGGAACCGTTCACGCAACGGCTTTTTGGCAATGTGCCGACGCTCGACTATGTTCGCGATGCAGCAAGTGGGAATCTGCCTGACAACGTGAAAGTGTCTGAATTTTTCTTTCAGGCAGGCAGTTTTGTCAGCCAGTCGCAGCAACAACGTGATTATGTCTGCAGCAACTATACTCATGCCGTGCGCGACCTGATGGCGCAGGGACTGAATGTTGTAGCACAGATGGTGGCACCTGACCCTGAGGCAATCAATAACGCTGATAACGAGTTGCTCAGCCTGAGCAGTAATCCGGACCTGACGCTCGACCTTATCCCATTGTTGCGGCAACGCGAAGCAGACGGTACGCCGATCGCGCTGGTGGCGGAAATCAATGCTGCGCTACCTTTTATGGGGCATCACGCTGCGGTATCGGCAGAGACGTTTGATGTGGTGTTGCACGACGCAACCGGTGCTTACCCGTTGTTCTCAGTACCACAGACGTCCGTCAGCGAACAGGATCATCTGATCGGTTTTTACGCCAGCACGCTGTTACGGGATGGCGGCACACTGCAGGTTGGCATCGGCTCATTGGGAACAGCGCTGGTGCACAGCACTATCCTTCGACACAGTCACAATGCCGATTGGGTGCGTCTGTATCATCAGTTGGACATCGACAGACGTTGCCCGGGTGTTAGCGAATGTGGAGGGTCGGGGCCATTCGTGAAAGGCCTCTACGGCTGCAGTGAAATGATGATGGAAGGTTTCCTGGATCTGATGGAGGCAGGCATCCTGACCCGCAACGTTTATGAGGACGCCGCGCTTCAGGAGGCAATAAACAGCGACGACAATGATGCACTGACGGATTTATCCGCCGGGTCGCCTGGCGTGGTCATGCATGGCGGCTTTTTTCTGGGCTCGCGGGCATTCTACGACAGGCTGCATAAATTGACGCCGGCACAGCGTGAGCTGATCTGTATGACCAGTGTCAACTTTACAAACGACCTGTTTGATCATCGTTATGGCAATCAACGTCTGAAGGTTGCTCAACGTATTCATAGCCGGTTTATCAATACTGCACTGATGCATACCCTGGATGGCGCGGCCATTTCTGATGGTCTTGAAGACGGCCGTGTTATCAGTGGTGTGGGTGGGCAATATAATTTTGTTGCCATGGCGCATGAGCTGGCTGACGCCCGTTCAATCGTCACCCTGCGCAGCACACGTGAAAAAAACGGCAAGGTTCAGTCAAATATTGTCTTCAGCTATGGTCACTGCACCATTCCCAGACATTTGCGAGATATCGTCATCACTGAGTATGGTATCGCCGACCTCAGAGGGCAGCCTGACGAGGAGGTCTATCGACGCATGATTGCTGTGGCCGATGCGCGTTTTCAACCGGCGTTGCTGGCCCAGGCGAAGGAGGCCGGGAAAATTGCTGAAGACTTTGACCCGCCGGAGCACTGGCGCGAAAATACGCCGAACCGGATTAAACATCTGCTGGCGCAACCGGAGAACGAGGGACTGTTCCCAGCCTTTCCATTTGGTCACGACTTTAGCGCGCACGAGATGGTACTGGCCAGGGCCTTGAAGAAGCTGCAAGGCATGACCACCACGTTGCCGGCCCGTTTGACAACCTTGCTCAGAGCAGTATTGAATACCCGTGGTGTGGCAGATCAGGACGCGTTGCTGGCGCGTATGTCGCTGCAGGCTCCGAAAGGCATTAACGCCTGGATTGAAAAGCGAATGTTGATCTTCGCCCTGACCAAGACGTCGGGGCAGGGCGGCGGTGCAACGCAACAGACTGATTAA
- a CDS encoding YcjF family protein, protein MNRYFERLWQLLAQGDDNGIDEGTRSRGGAGQEQGNDPAGPAPGLQSAAEWAGRTLPVIWLLGKTGAGKSSLIQALTGLSAARVGNGFEPCTRTASMLDFPHDLPVMRFLDTRGLGETGYDPEEDLHACDKGSHVLIAVARLDDPVQAEIAAAIAAVRKRRSGTPIIIVHNGADLLPQEQARFRARAQTQQLFEKAAGQTLPSIETILLPGQVPASESGVDSLITHLAGIMPDVALLLAGEERRDAERNAFADVRARVLWYASAAGASDVAPVVGAVTVPSLQAAMLRTLGKIYEVSWTRVRMTEFTLALGASAAFRFGASYAVRQLTKLIPVYGQTAGAAVSGTISFAATYALGRAAAFYLHRTQLGLAIDPEELRALYTDALRRARREGT, encoded by the coding sequence ATGAATCGATACTTTGAACGGCTCTGGCAGCTGCTTGCCCAGGGCGATGACAATGGCATCGATGAGGGCACTCGCAGTAGAGGGGGCGCCGGGCAAGAGCAGGGAAACGACCCTGCCGGACCGGCGCCTGGCCTGCAGAGCGCGGCAGAATGGGCAGGGCGGACGCTGCCGGTGATCTGGTTGCTGGGTAAAACCGGCGCTGGCAAATCCTCCTTGATCCAGGCATTGACTGGTTTGAGCGCGGCGCGGGTAGGTAATGGCTTTGAACCCTGCACTCGCACGGCCAGTATGCTTGATTTTCCGCATGACTTGCCGGTCATGCGATTCCTTGATACCCGGGGCCTGGGTGAGACTGGTTATGATCCGGAAGAGGACCTGCATGCCTGTGACAAGGGCAGTCATGTTCTGATTGCAGTCGCACGTCTGGACGACCCTGTGCAGGCTGAGATTGCTGCGGCCATCGCTGCGGTGCGTAAGCGCCGATCCGGAACTCCCATCATTATTGTGCACAACGGCGCCGATCTGCTGCCACAGGAGCAGGCCCGGTTTCGCGCGCGCGCCCAGACCCAGCAGTTATTCGAGAAAGCGGCCGGACAGACGCTGCCGAGTATCGAAACCATACTGTTACCAGGACAGGTACCTGCGTCAGAGTCCGGCGTTGATTCGTTAATCACCCATCTTGCAGGCATCATGCCGGACGTGGCGTTGCTGCTGGCAGGAGAGGAGCGCCGTGATGCCGAGCGCAATGCCTTTGCCGACGTTCGCGCCCGGGTACTGTGGTATGCCAGTGCTGCTGGCGCCTCGGATGTTGCACCGGTGGTCGGTGCTGTCACGGTGCCCTCCCTTCAGGCTGCCATGTTGCGAACACTTGGCAAGATCTATGAGGTGAGCTGGACCCGCGTTCGCATGACTGAGTTCACGCTGGCGCTGGGCGCCAGTGCCGCGTTCCGGTTTGGCGCCAGCTACGCTGTTCGCCAGTTGACCAAGCTGATCCCGGTATATGGTCAGACGGCGGGCGCTGCCGTGTCCGGTACCATCAGTTTTGCTGCTACCTATGCCCTGGGTCGTGCCGCTGCCTTTTATTTGCACCGTACCCAGCTTGGGCTTGCCATAGATCCGGAGGAACTGAGGGCCCTGTACACCGACGCGCTACGGAGGGCTCGCCGTGAAGGGACGTGA
- a CDS encoding GTPase, producing the protein MKGRDKLKRAFLRWDHLLVVFVLGSPFILLMLLGFVWLLQQNAILWFFGASLLISIVVLTLRNLLRKRWHSREEEDAIAADLAVAPDPDWLPTEKAVFTDVSQHISALTRTSLPWESLPEHALDVVNQVASGLDGKNKSALNFTLPEALLLLESTASRYRAHLRSKLPFSDQISLATLYWLWRQRDRANILWKVAHGGSRMARFAFNPAAGVLRELEQLVAGGNSDYVTENMLGALQAVLLEEVAFAAIELYSGRLRFTDDELMQVPLANTRADQKRMALPDLPVRIVFVGQTSAGKSTLINALLTREDAETDAAATTPGLVTYQTELDGTPCYLLDSEGLDGSSQHLEQMLKEMTQADLVIWVIRANRPARDPDVQLKQKFDAWFESHPRRRKPVALIVATAMDQLIGTEGQPSAAEQTTIAAAATAIGKDMSGLQVVPVSVGAAAWNLDVVSNTLHAELPEARRVQRNRRRVEGVAREGRLRSQLRKGGRGIKQGLKMAGRRVSKGSRS; encoded by the coding sequence GTGAAGGGACGTGACAAGTTGAAGCGAGCCTTCCTGCGTTGGGATCATCTGTTGGTCGTGTTTGTGCTGGGTTCGCCCTTCATCCTGCTGATGTTGCTGGGTTTTGTCTGGTTGCTGCAACAGAACGCCATTCTCTGGTTCTTTGGCGCCAGTCTGCTGATCAGTATTGTGGTATTGACGCTGCGCAATCTGTTGCGGAAACGTTGGCACAGCAGGGAAGAGGAAGACGCCATCGCTGCTGATCTGGCGGTAGCGCCGGACCCCGACTGGCTGCCCACCGAGAAAGCGGTTTTCACTGACGTGAGTCAGCATATTTCCGCGCTCACACGCACCTCACTGCCCTGGGAGTCTTTGCCGGAGCATGCACTGGATGTTGTCAACCAGGTGGCCTCAGGCCTGGATGGCAAAAACAAAAGTGCCTTGAATTTTACCCTGCCGGAGGCCTTGTTGCTGTTGGAGTCAACAGCGTCGCGTTATCGCGCCCATCTGCGGAGCAAGTTACCGTTTTCTGACCAGATTTCACTGGCGACCCTGTACTGGCTTTGGCGCCAGCGCGATCGGGCCAACATACTCTGGAAAGTCGCCCATGGTGGTAGCCGGATGGCGCGCTTTGCCTTCAACCCGGCAGCCGGTGTGCTACGGGAACTGGAGCAATTGGTGGCGGGCGGAAATTCGGACTATGTCACCGAGAATATGCTGGGTGCCCTGCAGGCCGTGTTGCTGGAAGAAGTCGCCTTTGCTGCCATCGAGCTTTACTCTGGCCGTCTCCGCTTTACCGACGATGAACTGATGCAGGTCCCGCTGGCCAACACCCGCGCAGATCAGAAGCGCATGGCCCTGCCTGATCTGCCGGTGCGTATTGTGTTTGTGGGTCAGACCAGTGCCGGCAAATCAACGCTGATCAATGCATTGTTGACGCGTGAAGACGCAGAAACCGATGCTGCAGCAACTACGCCGGGACTGGTGACTTATCAGACTGAGCTGGACGGCACGCCTTGTTATTTGTTGGACAGCGAAGGCCTTGATGGCTCCTCGCAACACCTTGAGCAGATGCTGAAAGAAATGACACAGGCTGATCTGGTCATCTGGGTCATCCGAGCCAATCGCCCCGCGCGCGATCCGGATGTGCAGTTAAAACAAAAATTTGATGCCTGGTTTGAATCTCACCCGCGACGTCGCAAACCTGTTGCATTGATCGTTGCCACCGCCATGGACCAGCTGATCGGGACCGAGGGGCAACCGTCGGCTGCCGAACAGACCACCATTGCAGCAGCGGCAACGGCGATTGGCAAGGACATGTCTGGTCTGCAGGTCGTGCCGGTCAGCGTTGGCGCAGCCGCCTGGAATCTGGACGTGGTCAGCAATACGCTGCATGCTGAATTGCCGGAAGCAAGACGCGTGCAACGCAACCGACGCCGGGTTGAGGGTGTGGCCCGTGAGGGGCGGCTGCGCAGCCAGCTGCGAAAAGGCGGCCGGGGTATCAAACAGGGCCTCAAAATGGCCGGCAGACGGGTCAGCAAAGGAAGCAGGTCATGA
- the modB gene encoding molybdate ABC transporter permease subunit, whose translation MLELSATDWQAIRLTLTLCFFTTVILLTIATPLAWWLASGRSALRVVVQTVVALPLVLPPTVLGFYLLVALGPRGPVGSTLEGMGLSHLAFSFEGILLASVLYSMPFAVQPLLEAFNNLGRRHVEVASSLGAGVLDRFFTVILPLCRGGFIVAATLSFAHTVGEFGVILMLGGSIPGETKVLSILIYEHTEAMNYVAAHRLSLLLLVFSFTVLFVVYSINRRFQVAKV comes from the coding sequence ATGCTTGAGTTAAGCGCCACCGATTGGCAGGCGATCCGGCTGACGCTGACCCTGTGCTTTTTTACTACCGTGATATTGCTGACGATTGCCACGCCATTGGCCTGGTGGCTGGCCAGTGGCCGATCAGCGCTGCGTGTGGTGGTGCAGACGGTGGTGGCCTTGCCGTTGGTGCTTCCGCCGACAGTATTAGGCTTTTATCTGTTGGTGGCACTTGGTCCCCGTGGCCCGGTCGGCAGTACCCTGGAGGGCATGGGGCTAAGTCATCTGGCTTTTAGCTTTGAAGGCATTTTGCTGGCATCGGTGCTGTACTCGATGCCGTTTGCCGTGCAACCCCTGCTGGAGGCGTTCAACAATCTGGGCCGACGCCATGTTGAGGTGGCGTCATCATTGGGTGCTGGCGTGCTGGACCGGTTTTTCACCGTCATTCTGCCACTGTGCCGTGGTGGTTTTATTGTTGCCGCGACCTTGAGTTTTGCCCATACGGTCGGTGAATTCGGCGTCATCCTGATGCTGGGCGGCAGTATTCCTGGTGAAACCAAGGTGTTGTCGATATTGATCTATGAGCATACGGAGGCCATGAACTATGTCGCCGCGCACCGGCTGTCGCTGTTGCTGCTGGTGTTCTCGTTTACGGTATTGTTTGTTGTGTACAGCATCAATCGCCGGTTTCAGGTGGCCAAAGTATGA
- a CDS encoding TOBE domain-containing protein produces MHKHDTHPVGEFRAPFALATDAGEISPRRLALLKAIAECGSISGAAKAIGMTYKAAWDAVDAMNNLAGTVLVQSQHGGHGGGGAQLSAAGTKVIDDLKRLQVLQARFMNQLKTEGDLDKSLAVMRRLNMRSSARNVLWGTVDSVLDGGVSSEVNVRLSGGDSLHAIVTRESAQELALAPGSEVQAIIKASWIILALAEDTTRTSARNRLCGSVTRIVPGEVNAEVVLALAGGNTLAVIITRQSLDELALIEGTQVCALIKASHIILGITS; encoded by the coding sequence ATGCACAAGCACGATACCCATCCGGTCGGTGAGTTCAGGGCGCCGTTCGCACTGGCCACTGATGCCGGGGAGATTTCGCCTCGTCGGTTGGCGTTGTTAAAGGCGATTGCTGAGTGTGGCTCGATCAGTGGCGCCGCCAAAGCGATTGGCATGACCTACAAGGCGGCCTGGGATGCCGTGGACGCCATGAATAACCTCGCCGGCACAGTGCTCGTCCAGAGTCAGCATGGTGGGCACGGCGGCGGTGGCGCGCAATTGAGCGCTGCCGGAACAAAAGTGATTGATGATCTGAAGCGTCTGCAGGTTTTGCAGGCCCGTTTCATGAATCAGTTGAAGACGGAAGGCGACCTGGACAAGTCCCTGGCCGTGATGAGGAGGCTGAATATGCGAAGCAGTGCCCGCAATGTGCTTTGGGGCACCGTTGACAGTGTGCTTGATGGTGGTGTCAGTTCCGAGGTCAACGTGCGCCTGTCCGGCGGTGACAGCCTGCACGCCATTGTCACCCGTGAAAGTGCCCAGGAATTGGCGCTGGCGCCCGGCAGTGAAGTGCAGGCCATCATCAAGGCTTCATGGATCATTCTGGCGCTGGCCGAAGACACGACTCGCACCTCCGCGCGCAATCGGCTGTGTGGCAGCGTGACGCGAATAGTGCCTGGTGAAGTCAATGCCGAAGTGGTCCTGGCGCTGGCCGGTGGCAATACTCTGGCGGTGATTATCACACGGCAGAGTCTGGATGAGCTTGCCCTGATTGAAGGCACGCAGGTCTGTGCGCTGATCAAGGCGTCACATATCATTCTTGGGATCACCTCGTGA
- the modC gene encoding molybdenum ABC transporter ATP-binding protein gives MNLQIKAQLQRGDFRLDVDTRWPAQGVTALFGRSGCGKTTLLRIIAGLERVRGAQVWFGDECWQNDSQWVAVEKRRLGLVFQEASLLPHLSVTGNLLYGYKRTPSTLRRLQLPEVSAMLGLESLLSRPVDALSGGQKQRVALGRALLCSPQLLLLDEPLAALDTQTKREIMPFLSRLAQASGIPMVLITHAPDEVQRLADRVMFMCDGRVDDLCTLQQAMAKPDSPLFADEGPSSVLEGELGIADEHGARLFGPEGSQLRVQAPDDANTCTQTSTGTTRLRVLARDVSVALDDPARISIRNHLVVTIRQLHDLPGNRVLLDTFMQDGQTLLIEITPWSAQRLALAAGQRVFALIKSVALMR, from the coding sequence ATGAATCTGCAGATAAAAGCACAACTGCAGCGCGGCGACTTCAGACTCGACGTCGATACCCGGTGGCCTGCGCAGGGCGTCACTGCATTGTTTGGACGGTCGGGTTGCGGCAAGACCACCTTGTTGCGCATTATCGCTGGTCTGGAGCGGGTCAGGGGCGCACAGGTATGGTTTGGTGATGAGTGCTGGCAGAACGACTCACAATGGGTAGCAGTGGAAAAGCGCCGGCTGGGCCTGGTATTCCAGGAAGCCAGTTTGCTGCCTCACCTGTCAGTGACCGGTAACCTGCTTTATGGTTACAAACGCACACCATCGACGCTACGGCGCCTGCAGTTGCCGGAAGTCAGCGCCATGCTGGGTCTGGAGTCCTTATTGTCGCGCCCGGTTGATGCGCTCTCGGGGGGACAGAAGCAACGCGTGGCGCTGGGGCGGGCACTGTTGTGCAGTCCTCAGTTACTATTACTTGATGAACCGCTGGCGGCCCTGGATACGCAGACCAAACGCGAAATTATGCCATTTCTGTCGCGACTGGCACAGGCCTCCGGTATTCCGATGGTGTTGATTACGCACGCACCGGACGAGGTACAGCGCCTGGCAGACCGTGTGATGTTCATGTGTGATGGACGCGTTGACGATTTGTGTACGTTGCAGCAGGCGATGGCAAAACCGGACTCGCCTCTGTTTGCTGACGAAGGCCCATCCTCCGTACTGGAAGGTGAGCTGGGGATTGCCGACGAACACGGCGCGCGGCTGTTTGGCCCAGAAGGCTCACAGCTGCGGGTGCAGGCACCCGATGATGCCAACACCTGCACTCAGACCAGCACCGGTACCACGCGGCTGCGCGTGCTGGCCCGTGATGTCAGCGTTGCGCTGGACGATCCGGCCCGTATCAGCATCCGCAATCACCTGGTGGTGACAATCAGGCAATTACATGATCTGCCGGGCAACCGGGTCCTGCTGGATACCTTTATGCAGGACGGACAGACACTGCTGATTGAGATCACTCCCTGGTCTGCGCAACGACTGGCGTTGGCAGCAGGTCAGCGTGTGTTTGCTCTGATCAAATCTGTGGCGCTGATGCGCTGA
- a CDS encoding class I SAM-dependent methyltransferase yields the protein MVSTVSYRFSRPIALLAALAAGPALADDAGELQALITADHRVAANIERNDARNPVETLQFFGLEKGMTVVEVLPGAGWYTEILAPFLRDNGTYYAAHFSANASLSYQPPALERFRQKLSANSEVYDQTRVTHLNPPAETEIAPAGSADLVLTFRNVHNWIMAGTQEEHFQSFYTALKPGGVLGVVEHRAPEGSSMEVMETTGYVTQAHTIELAEAAGFEFVEASEINANARDTADHPRGVWTLPPTLRLGDENRERYEAIGESDRMTLKFMKPQ from the coding sequence ATGGTTTCCACTGTTTCGTACAGATTTTCTCGCCCGATCGCGTTGCTGGCGGCACTGGCGGCAGGTCCCGCGCTGGCTGATGATGCCGGTGAGCTGCAGGCTCTGATCACAGCAGATCATCGAGTGGCTGCCAACATTGAGCGCAATGATGCCCGCAACCCGGTCGAGACGCTGCAATTCTTCGGGCTGGAAAAAGGCATGACTGTGGTGGAAGTTCTGCCCGGGGCGGGCTGGTATACCGAGATACTGGCGCCATTTTTGCGTGACAACGGTACCTACTATGCAGCGCACTTCTCTGCCAATGCCAGCCTTTCCTACCAACCGCCGGCGCTGGAGCGTTTTCGTCAAAAACTGTCTGCCAATTCCGAGGTTTATGACCAGACAAGGGTGACGCATCTGAATCCACCTGCGGAAACGGAGATCGCACCCGCCGGTTCTGCCGACCTGGTGTTGACCTTCCGCAACGTGCACAACTGGATTATGGCGGGCACTCAGGAAGAGCATTTCCAGTCCTTCTATACCGCACTTAAACCCGGTGGCGTGCTGGGCGTGGTCGAACATCGCGCGCCAGAAGGCAGCAGCATGGAAGTGATGGAAACCACGGGTTATGTCACGCAGGCACACACCATCGAGCTGGCTGAAGCGGCTGGCTTTGAATTTGTCGAGGCATCGGAAATCAATGCCAACGCCCGTGATACCGCTGACCATCCGCGCGGCGTATGGACATTACCACCGACATTGCGTCTGGGTGATGAAAATCGAGAGCGCTATGAGGCCATCGGCGAGAGTGATCGCATGACACTCAAATTCATGAAACCGCAGTAA
- a CDS encoding isocitrate lyase, with amino-acid sequence MTTYQQQMDQATRTLATQGEAWNGISAEYIARMRLQNRFQTGLDIARYTARIMRDDMAAYDRDPAQYTQSLGCWHGFIGQQKMISIKKHFQSTKGRYLYLSGWMIAALRSEFGPLPDQSMHEKTAVPALIEELYTFLRQADAREMNHLFKDLDAARASGDQVAQKAALNKIDNFQTHVVPIIADIDAGFGNEEATYLLSKKMIEAGACCIQIENQVSDAKQCGHQDGKVTVPHEDFLAKINAVRYAFMELGVEDGVIVARTDSLGASLTQKIPVSSTPGDLNDQYNAFIDGEEITSLDQLESGDMLLRRGDTNIRPTRLANGLVRFKPDTGVDRVVLDCVTSLQHGADLLWIETEKPHLQQIACMVDRVRAIEPKAKLVYNNSPSFNWTLSFRQQVFDAWTEEGRDLTPYQRDNLMNAEYDESDLAQEADARIQSFQRDAARVAGVFHHLITLPTYHTAALSTDDLAKDYFGEQGMLAYVRKVQRQEIRRGLACVKHQDMAGSNIGDNHKEYFSGGNALKASGKDNTMNQFG; translated from the coding sequence ATGACGACTTATCAGCAACAGATGGACCAGGCCACTCGCACACTGGCGACTCAGGGAGAGGCATGGAACGGTATTAGCGCGGAATATATCGCACGCATGCGTTTGCAGAACCGTTTTCAGACCGGACTTGATATTGCCCGATACACCGCCCGCATCATGCGTGACGACATGGCTGCCTATGACCGTGATCCGGCTCAGTACACTCAGTCGCTGGGCTGCTGGCACGGGTTTATCGGTCAACAGAAAATGATTTCCATCAAGAAACATTTTCAGAGTACCAAAGGGCGCTACCTGTATCTGTCGGGCTGGATGATTGCTGCTTTGCGTTCCGAGTTCGGCCCGTTACCAGACCAGTCCATGCATGAAAAAACGGCGGTGCCGGCACTGATCGAAGAGCTCTATACGTTTCTGCGCCAGGCTGACGCGCGGGAGATGAATCATCTGTTCAAGGACCTGGATGCCGCGCGTGCGTCCGGAGACCAGGTGGCGCAGAAGGCGGCACTGAATAAAATCGACAACTTCCAGACTCATGTAGTCCCCATCATTGCAGATATCGATGCCGGCTTTGGTAATGAAGAGGCGACCTACCTGCTGTCGAAAAAAATGATCGAAGCGGGCGCCTGTTGTATCCAGATTGAAAATCAGGTGTCTGACGCTAAACAATGTGGCCATCAGGATGGCAAGGTGACTGTGCCCCACGAAGATTTTCTTGCCAAGATCAATGCCGTACGCTATGCCTTTATGGAGCTGGGCGTAGAAGATGGCGTGATTGTGGCGCGTACAGATTCGCTTGGCGCCAGCCTGACCCAGAAGATCCCGGTTTCATCGACTCCGGGTGATTTAAATGATCAGTACAATGCTTTCATTGACGGCGAAGAAATAACGTCGCTGGATCAGTTGGAATCGGGCGACATGTTATTACGTCGTGGCGATACCAACATCAGGCCAACACGTCTGGCCAATGGCCTGGTGCGATTCAAACCGGACACTGGCGTTGATCGCGTGGTGCTGGACTGTGTTACCTCGCTTCAGCATGGCGCGGATCTGCTATGGATTGAAACCGAGAAACCGCACTTGCAGCAGATCGCCTGTATGGTGGACCGTGTTCGTGCGATCGAACCCAAAGCCAAACTGGTTTACAACAACAGCCCTTCGTTTAACTGGACCCTGAGCTTCCGTCAGCAGGTGTTCGATGCGTGGACGGAAGAAGGACGGGACCTGACCCCGTATCAGCGCGACAATCTGATGAATGCTGAGTATGATGAAAGTGACCTGGCACAGGAAGCGGACGCCCGTATTCAGAGTTTCCAGCGCGATGCTGCCCGGGTCGCAGGTGTATTTCATCACCTGATTACACTGCCGACCTATCACACCGCTGCACTGTCAACGGATGACCTGGCGAAAGACTATTTTGGTGAACAGGGCATGCTGGCTTACGTACGCAAAGTTCAGCGCCAGGAGATTCGTCGCGGTCTGGCTTGCGTCAAGCACCAGGACATGGCGGGCTCCAACATTGGCGACAACCACAAGGAGTATTTCTCTGGCGGCAATGCTCTGAAAGCGTCGGGTAAAGACAACACCATGAATCAGTTTGGCTGA